A region from the Achromobacter seleniivolatilans genome encodes:
- a CDS encoding ABC transporter permease subunit, with product MSSLKMGKTMPVRQLLGIALIGIVLAVLPFVLGLAGQSWVRILNFALLYVMLSLGLNIVVGFAGLLDLGYIAFYAVGAYVWALLASPHFGLHLPFWVILPISVAVACVFGVLLGAPTLKLRGDYLAIVTLGFGEIIRIFLNNLNAPVNITNGPQGINRIDPFRVGEFAFNRTETLMGIRFTGPEKYYYLLVGLTLLIVVVCARLQNSRVGRAWEAIREDEIAAKAMGINTRNVKLLAFAMGASFGGLAGALFAAMQGFVSPESFSLTESISILCMVVLGGMGHIPGVILGAIILAGLPEFLRAVVEPLQHMLFGAVVIDPEGIRMLLFGLAMVCVMLFRPAGLWPSAVRKRELTGTRQQGGAA from the coding sequence ATGAGCAGCTTGAAGATGGGAAAAACCATGCCGGTTCGCCAGCTGCTGGGTATCGCGCTGATCGGAATCGTTCTTGCGGTGCTGCCGTTTGTGCTGGGTTTGGCGGGTCAAAGCTGGGTTCGAATATTGAACTTCGCGTTGCTGTACGTCATGTTGTCGCTGGGTCTGAACATAGTGGTCGGTTTTGCCGGGCTCTTGGACTTGGGCTATATCGCTTTCTATGCGGTAGGGGCCTACGTATGGGCGCTGCTGGCGTCGCCGCACTTTGGGTTGCATCTGCCGTTTTGGGTCATCCTGCCTATAAGCGTGGCAGTTGCCTGCGTATTTGGGGTCTTGCTAGGAGCCCCCACACTGAAGTTGCGGGGTGACTATCTGGCTATCGTGACCTTGGGGTTTGGGGAAATTATCCGGATATTTCTGAACAACCTGAATGCGCCGGTCAACATTACCAATGGGCCTCAAGGGATCAATCGTATTGATCCTTTCCGGGTAGGCGAGTTCGCGTTCAATCGCACTGAGACGCTGATGGGCATCCGGTTCACGGGGCCTGAAAAGTACTACTACCTGCTGGTCGGGCTGACGCTACTCATTGTCGTCGTTTGCGCACGGCTCCAAAACTCCCGTGTTGGAAGAGCTTGGGAGGCAATTCGCGAAGACGAAATCGCGGCTAAGGCGATGGGGATCAATACGCGAAATGTAAAGCTGCTTGCCTTTGCAATGGGAGCGTCATTCGGCGGACTCGCGGGTGCGTTGTTTGCCGCGATGCAAGGGTTCGTCAGTCCCGAGAGTTTCAGCCTGACCGAGTCTATTTCCATACTTTGCATGGTCGTGCTCGGCGGTATGGGGCACATTCCTGGCGTCATTCTGGGCGCGATCATCTTGGCCGGGTTGCCCGAGTTTCTGCGCGCCGTGGTCGAACCCCTGCAACATATGCTTTTTGGCGCAGTCGTCATTGACCCCGAGGGTATACGCATGCTGCTTTTTGGTCTGGCTATGGTTTGCGTCATGTTGTTCCGGCCAGCCGGACTATGGCCTTCGGCAGTACGCAAGCGAGAGCTGACTGGCACGCGCCAGCAAGGCGGTGCAGCATGA
- a CDS encoding branched-chain amino acid ABC transporter permease → MDIFTQQLINGLTLGSVYALVALGYTMVYGIIGLINFAHGDVVMIGAMAATMVAAMLFGADPSLSAFVVLGLGLVVAIPLCMAVGWTAERVAYRPLRRAPRLAALITAIGVSIILQNVAMMVWGRNYLNFPQVLQPEVLNVLGARMSTLQIAIVVIAAAIMGALLLLVHKTRLGTAMRATAQNREVAGLMGVNINTVISAAFLIGSALAAVAGMMITTYYGVSQYTMGFMLGLKAFTAAVLGGIGNLVGAMAGGLLLGIIESLGSGYISDLTGGFLGSHYQDVFAFVVLVIVLIFRPSGLLGERVGDRA, encoded by the coding sequence ATGGATATATTCACTCAACAACTTATCAACGGCCTGACGCTAGGCAGTGTCTATGCGCTAGTCGCGCTTGGGTACACCATGGTGTACGGCATCATCGGTCTCATCAATTTCGCTCACGGAGACGTCGTGATGATCGGCGCCATGGCTGCCACGATGGTTGCCGCGATGCTGTTCGGCGCCGATCCCTCTCTATCCGCTTTCGTCGTACTGGGGCTGGGGCTGGTGGTAGCGATTCCGTTGTGCATGGCGGTAGGCTGGACGGCGGAGCGAGTCGCTTACCGGCCCTTGCGGCGGGCTCCTCGACTTGCGGCCTTGATCACCGCTATTGGCGTTTCGATCATTCTGCAAAACGTGGCGATGATGGTCTGGGGCCGCAATTACCTCAACTTTCCACAAGTCCTGCAGCCTGAAGTCTTGAATGTCTTGGGTGCGAGGATGAGTACCCTCCAGATCGCTATCGTTGTCATTGCAGCGGCAATCATGGGGGCATTGCTGCTGCTTGTGCACAAGACGCGTCTGGGTACCGCCATGCGGGCGACGGCGCAGAACCGTGAGGTGGCGGGCTTGATGGGTGTCAACATCAATACCGTCATATCTGCCGCGTTTTTGATCGGGTCAGCGCTGGCCGCGGTGGCGGGAATGATGATCACAACCTACTACGGCGTTTCGCAATACACGATGGGCTTCATGCTCGGGCTGAAAGCGTTTACCGCCGCCGTGTTGGGAGGGATTGGCAACCTGGTTGGCGCGATGGCTGGAGGGTTGCTCTTGGGCATCATTGAATCCCTTGGTTCTGGCTACATCAGCGACTTGACCGGTGGCTTCCTGGGTAGTCATTACCAGGATGTGTTTGCATTTGTGGTGCTCGTTATCGTGCTGATTTTTAGGCCGTCAGGGTTGCTTGGCGAGCGAGTAGGGGACAGGGCATGA
- a CDS encoding branched-chain amino acid ABC transporter substrate-binding protein, translating into MFRYFLNNHACTIAAVVLSTTSVAHAADIKFGFAAPLTGPQSHYGEEMQNGLILAIEEANQKGVKIGGKPAKFSLVSRDDQADPRIAVQVAQQLVDQDVSGILGHFNSGTTIPASRVYHDAGLPQIAMATSPEYTKQGYETTFRMMTSDTQQGAAVGKFLVQKLNAKKVAIIDDRTAYGQGLADEVDKAVKAAGGQVVRREYTTDKANDFTSILTNIKGTAPDAIFYGGLDAQSGPMKRQLVTLGIKAPLVSGEMTRSDTFIKLAGDAADGTYASLAGVPLEKMAEGKVFEQRYQARFKKAPGVYTPYAYDGAWNMISAMEKADSADPAKYLPELAKLSRRGATSEHIAYDKNGDLKEISVTIYEVKGGKWEMVETMVSQAN; encoded by the coding sequence ATGTTTCGCTATTTCTTGAACAACCATGCTTGCACGATTGCCGCTGTTGTCTTGAGCACAACGTCTGTCGCCCACGCTGCCGATATCAAGTTTGGATTTGCGGCACCGTTGACAGGCCCGCAGTCACACTACGGCGAGGAGATGCAGAACGGACTGATCCTGGCGATCGAAGAAGCCAATCAGAAGGGGGTAAAAATAGGCGGCAAACCGGCCAAGTTCTCGCTGGTTTCCCGCGATGATCAGGCAGATCCCCGAATTGCGGTGCAGGTGGCGCAGCAATTGGTCGACCAGGACGTCAGTGGGATACTTGGCCACTTCAATTCGGGAACGACGATTCCGGCTTCCCGCGTCTACCATGACGCCGGCCTGCCGCAGATTGCGATGGCGACTTCGCCCGAGTACACCAAGCAGGGGTACGAAACCACATTTCGAATGATGACCAGCGATACGCAACAAGGCGCCGCGGTTGGCAAATTCCTGGTGCAAAAGCTGAACGCTAAAAAAGTCGCAATCATTGACGACCGCACGGCTTATGGCCAGGGGTTGGCCGATGAAGTCGACAAGGCCGTGAAGGCGGCCGGCGGCCAGGTGGTTCGGCGCGAATATACGACCGACAAGGCGAACGACTTCACGTCAATTCTGACGAACATCAAGGGAACGGCGCCCGATGCCATCTTCTACGGCGGTCTGGATGCGCAATCTGGCCCCATGAAGCGCCAGCTAGTCACGTTGGGGATCAAGGCGCCGCTCGTATCGGGCGAGATGACGCGTAGCGACACCTTCATCAAATTGGCTGGCGATGCTGCCGACGGCACCTATGCATCGCTGGCGGGCGTACCTCTGGAAAAGATGGCGGAAGGCAAGGTATTCGAACAGCGCTATCAAGCGCGCTTCAAAAAGGCCCCGGGCGTCTACACGCCGTATGCCTACGACGGTGCTTGGAACATGATTTCGGCGATGGAAAAGGCCGACTCCGCTGACCCTGCAAAGTACCTGCCGGAGCTTGCCAAGCTGAGCAGGAGAGGGGCGACAAGCGAACATATCGCGTATGACAAGAATGGTGACTTGAAAGAGATCTCGGTCACGATTTACGAAGTTAAGGGCGGCAAGTGGGAAATGGTCGAAACCATGGTTAGCCAGGCCAACTGA
- the yddG gene encoding aromatic amino acid DMT transporter YddG, which produces MSRTYANGCGLAAILLFGVVVAGIRGVAEHFGAGAGAALLYTASSLFLVLLSGLPKIRDCSVAYLVAASALFVGYEICFSLSIGYAQSRRQTLEIGTINYLWPCFTVLFAVLMNRERPGWLIVPGTVLALLGVGWVVGSESAFDLEKTLQNVSSNPTSYGLALIGAVLWALYCNVTRRYASGRNMVSFFFMLTAGALWMRFALSSEPLAIPGTQAVLTLALAGASMAGGYALWNVAILHGNISMLATASYFTPVLSTVFASWLLSTPLEWSFWQGVIMVTAGSLLGYLATKQKKVAQLAAT; this is translated from the coding sequence ATGAGTCGAACTTACGCTAACGGTTGCGGCCTCGCAGCCATTCTTCTGTTCGGAGTTGTCGTCGCAGGCATCCGCGGCGTTGCAGAACACTTTGGCGCGGGAGCGGGAGCAGCGCTTCTATATACAGCGAGCTCGCTCTTTCTGGTTCTGCTGTCGGGGCTGCCAAAAATTCGGGACTGTTCCGTTGCCTACCTGGTCGCCGCCAGTGCGCTTTTTGTCGGGTATGAGATCTGTTTCTCTCTGTCTATCGGCTACGCGCAAAGCCGTCGTCAAACGCTGGAAATTGGAACGATCAACTATCTTTGGCCGTGCTTCACTGTGCTGTTCGCGGTGCTGATGAATCGAGAGCGCCCAGGATGGCTGATCGTGCCCGGCACCGTGTTGGCGCTTCTGGGCGTGGGGTGGGTAGTAGGTAGCGAAAGCGCATTTGATCTGGAAAAAACGCTTCAGAACGTGAGCAGCAATCCGACAAGCTACGGCTTGGCGCTGATAGGCGCGGTGCTGTGGGCGCTCTACTGCAATGTGACGCGGCGCTATGCGAGCGGGCGCAATATGGTCAGTTTCTTCTTCATGTTGACGGCTGGCGCGCTATGGATGCGTTTCGCGTTGTCGTCCGAGCCGCTTGCCATCCCAGGCACCCAAGCCGTGCTGACGCTTGCCCTGGCGGGCGCCAGCATGGCGGGCGGCTACGCTCTGTGGAACGTGGCGATTCTGCATGGAAATATCTCCATGTTGGCGACAGCATCGTATTTCACTCCGGTCTTGTCGACGGTGTTTGCCTCGTGGTTGTTATCCACTCCTTTGGAATGGAGCTTCTGGCAGGGGGTAATTATGGTGACAGCCGGGTCCCTGCTGGGTTATCTCGCAACTAAACAGAAGAAGGTGGCGCAACTTGCTGCCACGTGA
- a CDS encoding NAD-dependent succinate-semialdehyde dehydrogenase yields the protein MEHAINSMQPVPGRHYGAFINGQWIKTDKSFDVQNPAKQERFAIMSNCGTAEAESALTATVAAFSSWKNTTAAQRATLLKAWHAAIMAHQEELALAISSEMGKPILEARGEVAYAAAYVELYAEEATRVYGETFPSQHAHKRLFANRQPVGPVYAVTPWNFPAAMVTRKVAPALAAGCTVIVKPAEQSPVTAVLLAALWEKVGGPAGTFQVLTTDDPAGVSKVMFDSRAVRKLTFTGSTAVGRMLYQQSAGTIKKVSLELGGHAPFIVFHDADIDRAVDEVMLCKFRNAGQTCVCTNRIYVQRSIAEAFAARLTDRVKALKVGDPADFDTQIGPLVDRAAVEKVQFHVLDAVSKGARVLVGGKAKSGLYFLPTVLTDVAAGMEIMQEETFGPVAPIVIFDNEDEVIALANDTPYGLAAYLYTSNLSRAFRVSEKLEYGIVGINDGAPSTAQGPFGGIKDSGLGREGGKWGLEEFLDVRFVSIGLDR from the coding sequence ATGGAACACGCAATCAATTCGATGCAACCTGTGCCCGGGCGGCACTACGGCGCCTTCATCAACGGCCAATGGATCAAGACGGATAAGAGCTTTGATGTGCAAAATCCTGCAAAGCAGGAACGTTTTGCCATTATGTCCAACTGCGGGACAGCGGAAGCTGAAAGCGCGCTGACGGCGACGGTAGCCGCCTTTAGCTCCTGGAAGAACACGACTGCCGCACAACGCGCGACCTTGCTCAAGGCATGGCATGCCGCAATCATGGCGCATCAGGAAGAACTTGCGCTGGCCATTTCGTCAGAGATGGGCAAGCCGATTCTTGAAGCGCGAGGCGAGGTGGCGTACGCGGCAGCCTATGTAGAGCTGTATGCGGAGGAGGCGACTCGGGTCTACGGCGAGACTTTTCCCAGCCAGCATGCGCACAAACGCCTGTTTGCCAACCGCCAGCCCGTCGGGCCGGTCTACGCGGTGACCCCTTGGAATTTTCCTGCGGCCATGGTGACGCGTAAGGTCGCACCGGCGTTGGCGGCGGGGTGCACGGTCATCGTCAAGCCGGCGGAACAGTCTCCAGTTACTGCGGTGCTGTTGGCGGCTTTGTGGGAAAAGGTTGGGGGGCCTGCAGGCACCTTTCAGGTCTTGACCACAGACGACCCGGCCGGCGTATCCAAGGTCATGTTCGACTCCCGCGCAGTGCGTAAGCTGACATTCACAGGCAGCACAGCTGTCGGCCGTATGCTGTATCAACAATCGGCGGGGACGATCAAGAAGGTGTCTCTGGAACTGGGTGGCCATGCGCCGTTCATCGTGTTCCACGATGCAGATATTGACCGTGCTGTGGACGAGGTCATGCTGTGCAAGTTCCGAAACGCCGGGCAAACCTGCGTGTGCACCAATCGAATCTATGTCCAGCGCAGCATCGCGGAAGCGTTTGCAGCCAGACTCACAGATCGGGTGAAAGCGTTGAAGGTGGGAGACCCCGCCGACTTCGACACGCAAATTGGGCCGCTGGTTGATCGGGCGGCTGTTGAGAAGGTCCAGTTTCACGTCCTGGATGCGGTCTCGAAGGGAGCGCGCGTTCTTGTGGGCGGAAAGGCGAAGAGTGGTCTTTACTTCTTGCCTACTGTGTTGACCGACGTCGCGGCAGGGATGGAAATCATGCAAGAAGAGACGTTTGGCCCGGTTGCGCCGATCGTGATCTTTGACAATGAAGATGAGGTCATCGCGTTGGCCAACGACACTCCCTATGGCCTCGCTGCCTACCTCTACACGTCGAACTTGTCTCGAGCTTTTCGGGTTTCTGAAAAGCTGGAGTACGGGATTGTGGGCATCAACGACGGCGCACCCTCTACTGCTCAAGGTCCGTTTGGCGGGATCAAGGATAGCGGGCTGGGCCGGGAGGGCGGCAAGTGGGGCTTAGAGGAATTCCTGGACGTCCGCTTTGTTTCCATCGGACTTGACCGCTGA
- a CDS encoding aspartate aminotransferase family protein has translation MNTKELALARSKNVPVGVVTAHPIFFDRALGSEAWDTDGKRYLDFVGGIGVLNVGHNHPKVVAAVEKQLKRVSHAAFQVAGYDVYVDLAARLNKMVGGMDAYKTIFLTTGAEAVENAIKIARAHRNVPGVIAFRGGFHGRTLLGTTLTGMSAPYKQNFGPLAGDVYHTPYPDPYLGFSSKDAIQALQDLFATQISPDRVAAIILEPVQGDGGFREAGREFMQALRELTQQHGIVLICDEIQTGFGRTGEMFGFQAAGIQPDLVTVAKSLAGGLPLSGVVGRAEIMDAPAPGGLGGTYAGSPLACAAALAVLDIFEEEKLVEKGRQLGEILRSGVDALAKKFSQIGTVRGIGPMIALEFVLDNDPFKPDASFAQAVIDGCRERGLLVIKCGIHRNNVRLLAPLTTSMEQAEEALDILGAAISGAADR, from the coding sequence ATGAACACCAAAGAGCTGGCCTTGGCGCGCAGCAAAAACGTCCCCGTCGGGGTTGTCACGGCCCACCCGATCTTCTTTGATCGTGCATTGGGGTCGGAAGCCTGGGATACGGACGGAAAGCGCTATCTCGACTTCGTTGGCGGCATCGGCGTCTTGAACGTTGGGCACAATCATCCGAAGGTAGTCGCTGCCGTCGAGAAGCAACTTAAACGCGTCAGCCATGCTGCGTTCCAGGTGGCCGGCTATGACGTGTATGTGGATCTCGCCGCTCGATTGAACAAGATGGTGGGGGGCATGGATGCGTACAAGACGATATTCCTGACCACCGGAGCAGAAGCAGTCGAAAACGCCATCAAGATTGCACGGGCCCATCGCAATGTGCCGGGCGTGATTGCATTTCGCGGCGGCTTCCACGGGCGCACGCTGTTGGGCACGACCTTGACCGGGATGAGTGCTCCGTACAAGCAGAACTTTGGACCATTGGCGGGAGATGTCTATCACACGCCGTATCCCGATCCGTATCTGGGTTTCTCGTCCAAGGATGCGATTCAGGCCCTGCAAGATCTGTTTGCAACGCAAATCTCTCCGGATCGTGTCGCTGCAATCATCCTTGAACCGGTACAAGGCGACGGCGGTTTCCGGGAAGCGGGCCGTGAGTTCATGCAGGCCTTGCGCGAGCTTACCCAGCAACACGGCATTGTTTTGATCTGCGACGAAATTCAGACCGGCTTTGGGCGGACGGGGGAAATGTTCGGGTTCCAGGCCGCAGGGATTCAGCCTGATCTGGTTACGGTAGCGAAGAGTTTGGCCGGCGGCTTGCCGCTGTCAGGCGTGGTCGGCCGCGCCGAGATCATGGATGCACCCGCGCCGGGCGGCCTTGGCGGTACGTATGCGGGTAGCCCCCTGGCCTGCGCGGCAGCGTTGGCCGTGTTGGATATCTTCGAAGAAGAAAAGCTGGTGGAGAAGGGACGTCAGTTGGGAGAGATTCTCCGTTCTGGCGTGGATGCGTTGGCCAAGAAGTTCTCCCAAATTGGGACCGTACGTGGCATCGGCCCGATGATTGCATTGGAGTTTGTTCTGGATAACGACCCGTTCAAGCCGGACGCGTCGTTCGCGCAGGCCGTTATCGATGGTTGCCGCGAACGTGGACTGCTCGTCATCAAGTGCGGCATCCATCGGAACAATGTGCGCTTGCTTGCACCGTTGACCACTTCGATGGAACAGGCAGAAGAAGCGTTGGACATCCTGGGGGCCGCAATTTCTGGCGCCGCGGATCGCTAG
- a CDS encoding FAD-binding and (Fe-S)-binding domain-containing protein: MSLSNFAPKIEVNALLSLRAELAADTTCELRFDAATRAAYASEASNYRQPPLGVVIPKTIEDMEKVVSACGRLGIAMVPRGAGTSMCGQSVNAAVCIDHSKYLNDVTDVWPERGIARVQPGVICDQLKTAAAAHGLTFGPDPATHSRCTIGGMVGNNSCGAHSVMAGKTVENIERLEIVTATGARFWVGPTDDAAYEAHLARGGEQARIVQALRDLTQKYADDIRQGFPRLKRRVSGFNLDQLLPENGFNIARALVGSEGTCATTLHAETTLVAGKAKRVLLVLGFDSIFDAADSVPMLLPMGAIAMEGVDNGIVGGLKKLGLKLDDIAELPSGNAWLLVEFGADSMSDARQMAVRAQQVATQLASCPSARLVDEASLMSRLWTIRETGASATSLSDVADRPDPTVGWEDAAVEPEHLGKYLREFTALVESYGYKTNLYGHFGDGCIHSRITFDLRSTVGVADWRRFLKEASELVVKYGGSLSGEHGDGQAKGEFLPLMFSPRLMDAFREFKRIWDPKGLMNPGKLIDAWPVDSNLRMGPEYQRASTKGIFSYANGATHDTEYARETERCIGMGKCRSTEGGTMCPSFKATREELYSTRGRARLFFELLNGKIINEVDDQESVKDSMDLCLSCKGCKVDCPTHVDIPKYRSEFLYRYYKRKLRSPVDIAVGRIGQWLPVASRVAPLANALLANSVLRRIGGALGLAPQAKLPTINKSFRKGKVAKSLGNIPENAAECQEVIIWTDTFNSGFTPHILEAAITVVRAAGWLPRLTKRHVCCGRPFYDVGLLDQAKANLLEILDLLEDAIAQGTPVLVLEPSCLSVFRDEMPSLLRNDPRAKTLAGLTVTIAEFAKRAGIRLPEDEAVHLHAHCHQRACGGMSSERELGAKVLDTGCCGMAGAFGYHAKTAPVSERIGNTELVPKLNALPTDAVLVADGFSCRNQIGKLSDRNPKHLAEVLAESVTAQVGGHQ, encoded by the coding sequence ATGAGCCTCTCTAATTTCGCACCCAAGATCGAAGTGAACGCATTGTTGAGTTTGCGTGCCGAACTGGCCGCAGACACGACTTGCGAGCTGCGGTTTGATGCGGCCACGCGGGCCGCGTATGCCTCTGAGGCGTCGAATTACCGTCAACCTCCATTGGGCGTCGTTATCCCGAAGACCATAGAAGATATGGAGAAGGTGGTAAGCGCCTGTGGTCGGCTTGGAATTGCGATGGTTCCGCGCGGTGCCGGTACGTCCATGTGCGGTCAGTCCGTTAACGCGGCGGTATGCATTGACCATTCAAAATACCTGAACGATGTGACGGATGTCTGGCCGGAGCGAGGCATTGCGCGTGTTCAGCCGGGAGTTATTTGCGATCAGCTAAAGACTGCGGCGGCGGCGCATGGACTGACATTCGGTCCAGACCCGGCGACACACTCTCGTTGCACCATCGGTGGCATGGTGGGTAACAACTCCTGCGGCGCGCATTCCGTCATGGCAGGAAAGACTGTCGAAAATATCGAACGGCTTGAGATTGTGACGGCCACAGGCGCCCGATTCTGGGTGGGGCCAACAGACGATGCCGCCTACGAGGCACATTTGGCCCGCGGTGGTGAGCAAGCGCGAATTGTCCAAGCATTGCGCGACTTGACTCAAAAGTACGCCGACGACATACGCCAAGGGTTCCCGCGCCTGAAGCGCCGTGTTTCCGGGTTCAACCTGGATCAGTTGCTGCCGGAGAACGGATTCAACATTGCTCGGGCACTGGTCGGTTCCGAGGGCACTTGCGCGACGACCTTGCATGCCGAGACGACGTTGGTGGCAGGCAAGGCCAAGCGTGTGCTGCTCGTGCTGGGTTTTGATTCAATTTTTGATGCCGCGGATAGTGTGCCGATGCTGCTTCCCATGGGCGCAATCGCCATGGAGGGGGTGGACAACGGTATTGTCGGCGGCCTGAAGAAGCTGGGTCTGAAGCTTGACGATATCGCCGAGTTGCCGAGCGGAAACGCTTGGCTTCTGGTTGAGTTTGGCGCGGATTCCATGAGCGACGCGCGCCAGATGGCCGTACGCGCACAGCAGGTGGCCACACAATTGGCATCGTGTCCTTCGGCGCGTCTGGTGGATGAGGCCTCACTGATGTCCCGTCTTTGGACGATACGTGAGACAGGCGCATCGGCCACGTCACTTTCCGATGTGGCCGACCGGCCTGACCCGACGGTGGGGTGGGAAGACGCTGCGGTCGAACCTGAACATCTAGGCAAGTACCTTCGCGAATTCACGGCACTCGTGGAATCCTACGGATACAAGACCAATCTATATGGGCACTTCGGGGATGGTTGTATCCACTCTCGAATCACGTTTGATCTGCGTTCCACTGTCGGCGTGGCGGATTGGCGTCGCTTTCTCAAAGAGGCTAGCGAATTGGTCGTCAAGTACGGCGGATCACTCTCCGGCGAACACGGTGATGGCCAGGCCAAGGGCGAGTTCCTTCCCTTGATGTTCTCCCCAAGATTGATGGATGCTTTCCGCGAATTCAAGCGGATCTGGGACCCCAAAGGTTTGATGAACCCGGGCAAGTTGATTGATGCTTGGCCGGTGGACAGTAATCTGAGGATGGGCCCAGAGTATCAACGCGCCTCGACGAAGGGAATTTTCTCCTACGCGAATGGTGCTACTCACGACACGGAATACGCACGTGAGACGGAACGCTGCATCGGGATGGGGAAATGCCGGTCTACCGAGGGCGGCACCATGTGCCCCAGTTTCAAGGCCACTCGCGAAGAGTTGTATTCGACGCGTGGCCGAGCCCGGCTGTTCTTCGAATTGCTCAACGGCAAAATCATTAACGAGGTTGACGACCAGGAGAGCGTCAAAGATTCGATGGATCTCTGCCTGTCGTGCAAGGGCTGCAAGGTGGATTGCCCTACGCACGTAGATATCCCGAAATATCGAAGCGAATTTCTCTACCGCTACTACAAGCGCAAATTGCGCTCGCCGGTGGATATCGCCGTGGGCCGAATTGGCCAGTGGCTACCGGTTGCCAGCCGCGTCGCACCGCTCGCCAACGCGTTGCTCGCGAATTCGGTGTTGAGAAGAATAGGTGGAGCGTTGGGCTTGGCCCCGCAAGCCAAATTACCCACGATCAATAAGAGCTTCCGGAAGGGCAAGGTAGCCAAGTCGCTTGGCAATATTCCCGAAAATGCCGCCGAGTGCCAGGAAGTCATTATCTGGACGGATACGTTCAATAGTGGCTTCACACCTCATATTCTCGAGGCTGCGATCACGGTGGTACGGGCGGCGGGATGGCTGCCTCGCCTCACCAAGCGTCATGTTTGCTGTGGCCGCCCATTCTACGACGTCGGCTTGTTGGACCAGGCCAAGGCAAACCTCCTGGAGATTCTGGATCTTTTGGAGGATGCGATCGCCCAGGGAACACCAGTTTTGGTGCTGGAGCCGAGCTGCCTTTCGGTATTCCGAGATGAAATGCCTTCCTTGTTGCGCAATGATCCGCGGGCCAAGACGCTGGCTGGCTTGACGGTCACGATCGCGGAATTTGCCAAGCGGGCGGGCATCCGTCTCCCGGAAGATGAAGCGGTGCATCTTCACGCGCATTGCCATCAGCGAGCATGTGGAGGAATGAGTTCAGAACGGGAGCTGGGTGCCAAAGTATTGGACACAGGCTGCTGTGGCATGGCGGGCGCATTCGGCTATCACGCGAAAACTGCGCCGGTCTCCGAACGAATTGGAAACACTGAACTGGTGCCGAAATTAAACGCGCTTCCCACCGATGCCGTGCTGGTTGCCGATGGATTCAGTTGCAGGAATCAGATCGGCAAGTTAAGTGATCGCAACCCGAAGCACCTGGCCGAAGTCTTGGCGGAAAGTGTGACTGCCCAGGTCGGTGGCCACCAGTAA
- a CDS encoding haloacid dehalogenase type II: MKLSDFKVLTFDCYGTLIDWETGIFNGLKPLLAKRKGELTKDQALEIYARHESDQQATTPDMPYSQLLAVVYKRLANEWSIPVANYEANIFGASVPDWPEFPDSVEALAYLKQHFKLVILSNVDRVSFRGSNARLKVEFDAIYSAQDVGAYKPSRKNFDYMIAHLESDFGLDRSDILHTAQSLFHDHASANDFGLASAWIDRRHNQEGWGATMPPPGTPKVDFHFESMAALVQAHRDELAKI, translated from the coding sequence ATGAAACTGAGCGATTTCAAAGTACTGACGTTTGATTGCTACGGCACCCTTATCGACTGGGAAACCGGCATCTTCAATGGCCTGAAGCCGCTGCTTGCAAAGCGCAAAGGCGAGCTGACGAAGGACCAGGCCCTCGAGATCTATGCCCGGCATGAGTCAGATCAACAGGCCACGACGCCAGATATGCCGTACTCGCAACTGCTCGCGGTTGTGTACAAGCGCTTGGCAAACGAGTGGAGTATTCCTGTCGCGAACTATGAGGCCAACATCTTTGGCGCTTCGGTCCCTGACTGGCCTGAGTTTCCCGACTCCGTGGAAGCGCTGGCTTACCTCAAGCAACACTTCAAGCTGGTCATTCTGTCCAACGTGGATCGCGTTTCCTTCCGTGGCAGCAACGCCCGCTTGAAAGTGGAATTCGACGCAATCTACAGTGCGCAAGACGTGGGGGCCTATAAACCCAGCCGCAAGAATTTCGACTACATGATTGCGCATCTGGAATCAGACTTTGGTCTGGATCGTTCGGACATCTTGCATACGGCTCAAAGTCTCTTCCACGACCATGCGTCGGCAAACGACTTCGGTCTCGCATCGGCGTGGATCGACCGCCGGCATAACCAGGAAGGTTGGGGCGCGACGATGCCTCCGCCTGGCACGCCCAAGGTTGATTTCCACTTTGAAAGTATGGCCGCCCTGGTGCAAGCTCACCGCGACGAGCTCGCCAAGATCTGA